The following proteins are co-located in the Corynebacterium kalinowskii genome:
- a CDS encoding nitrate reductase subunit alpha, translating to MSDNNPLFNLGGFLRKGQVSDDSRQIFLQGGREADKFYRQRWSHDKVVRSTHGVNCTGSCSWKVYVKDGVITWETQETDYPTVGPHMPEYEPRGCPRGAAFSWYTYSPTRIRYPYVRGILLDYYREAKKRLGDPVLAWRDVVEDPEKSKAYKQARGKGGLVRCSWDEAMEMVAAAHVYTVKQWGPDRIAGFTVIPAMSMISYGAGSRFYELIGSSMLSFYDWYADLPMASPQVFGDQTDVPESADWFNSDYLIMWGSNIPLTRTPDAHFMTEARYHGQKVVAVSPDYADNTKFADEWLRIHPGTDGALALAMGHVILKEFHVEQQTPRFMEYMKRFTDSPFLIKLDQVDGQWVPGKFLTAAEVGSDLQASENAEFRPLVMEADGSIKDPGGTLADRYGEQGVGKWNLNLDGVDPVMSVYGMQDENVEIALPRFDLPADKNNPGPVGAGVVKRGVPCRRVGEHLVTTVFDVLLARYAVAREGLPGEWPADYTDVSTPGTPGWQEEHTGVPANAAIRIGREFAQNAIDTEGRSMIVMGAGTNHFYHSDTIYRTFLALTTMTGCQGVNGGGWAHYVGQEKVRPITGWQQFAFALDWVRPPRHMISTGFWYLTTEQWRYDGTEANRISSPLSQGSFDGKTTADTLVEASRRGWMPSYPAFNRNPLLIAEEAKAEGKDIKEYVVEQIESGELKFAVEDPSAPENFPRVIANWRTNLLGSSAKGAEYFYRHMLGCDNSVQGEEVPAERRPKEMVWREEAAVGKVDLMFTADFRNTSTTLHSDIIFPAATWYEKNDISSTDMHPYVHAFNAAINPPWEARSDFQMFQSLAERFSQLAKTHLGTQTDVITAPLNHDTPEAMSTPQGSVTPWEETPKIPGVTMPKIIPFERDYATVIDKFNSIGPLPEKVGLMTKGVKFDPTREIAELKEINGVDKAGRVLINTDVKAVEMVLRLSGTTNGRLATEGFKDVEKRTGTKLADLSEEEAGKRVTFVDVSSRPTPVITSPEWSGSEHGGRRYNAFVINIERSKPFHTLTGRQHYYLDHDWMRDIGEALPVFRPPLDLHHLYGESAIGATSTNHNGIAEVAVRYLTPHNKWAIHSQYFDNLHMLALSRGGQTVWMSPADAAKIGVKDNDWVEGYNRNGVIAARAVVSHRMPEGTVYMHHAQERTVGVPVAETTGKRGGIHNALTRILIKPSHLIGGYAQHAYAFNYTGPTGNQRDEVTILRRRSQEVEY from the coding sequence ATGTCTGACAACAATCCCCTGTTTAACCTGGGCGGATTCCTCCGCAAGGGACAGGTGAGTGACGACTCCCGCCAAATCTTCCTGCAAGGTGGCCGGGAGGCTGACAAGTTCTACCGCCAACGCTGGTCCCACGACAAGGTCGTGCGCTCCACCCACGGCGTAAACTGCACCGGTTCCTGCTCCTGGAAGGTCTACGTCAAGGACGGCGTGATCACTTGGGAAACCCAGGAAACCGACTACCCTACCGTCGGCCCGCACATGCCGGAGTACGAACCACGTGGCTGCCCCCGCGGTGCTGCCTTCTCCTGGTACACCTACTCCCCGACCCGCATCCGCTACCCATACGTGCGCGGCATCCTGCTCGACTACTACCGCGAGGCAAAGAAGCGCCTCGGCGATCCTGTCCTCGCATGGCGCGATGTGGTGGAGGATCCGGAGAAGTCCAAGGCCTACAAGCAGGCCCGCGGCAAGGGCGGCTTGGTGCGCTGCAGCTGGGACGAGGCCATGGAAATGGTCGCCGCCGCACACGTGTACACCGTGAAGCAGTGGGGGCCGGACCGCATCGCGGGCTTCACCGTGATCCCAGCGATGTCCATGATTTCCTACGGCGCCGGTTCCCGCTTCTACGAGCTCATCGGCTCCTCGATGCTCTCCTTCTACGATTGGTACGCCGACCTGCCGATGGCCTCCCCTCAGGTCTTCGGCGACCAAACTGACGTGCCCGAATCGGCCGACTGGTTCAACTCCGACTACCTGATCATGTGGGGCTCGAACATCCCGTTGACCCGTACCCCGGATGCCCACTTCATGACGGAGGCCCGCTACCACGGCCAGAAGGTCGTCGCTGTCTCGCCTGACTATGCGGACAACACCAAGTTCGCCGACGAATGGCTGCGCATCCACCCAGGTACCGACGGCGCTCTCGCGCTGGCCATGGGGCACGTAATCCTCAAGGAATTCCACGTCGAGCAGCAGACCCCTCGCTTCATGGAGTACATGAAGCGCTTCACTGACTCCCCATTCTTGATCAAGCTCGATCAGGTGGACGGCCAGTGGGTGCCAGGCAAGTTCCTCACCGCTGCCGAAGTTGGCAGCGACCTGCAGGCATCCGAAAACGCCGAGTTCCGACCACTCGTCATGGAGGCCGACGGCTCCATCAAGGATCCTGGCGGCACCCTCGCGGACCGCTACGGCGAGCAGGGCGTCGGCAAGTGGAACCTCAACCTCGACGGAGTGGATCCAGTCATGTCCGTCTACGGCATGCAGGACGAAAACGTCGAGATCGCTTTGCCGCGCTTCGATCTCCCCGCAGATAAGAACAACCCGGGTCCGGTGGGCGCGGGCGTCGTCAAGCGCGGCGTGCCTTGTCGACGCGTCGGCGAGCACCTGGTCACCACCGTCTTCGACGTGCTGCTTGCCCGCTACGCCGTGGCCCGCGAGGGACTGCCTGGCGAATGGCCGGCGGACTACACCGATGTTTCCACCCCGGGGACCCCGGGCTGGCAGGAAGAGCACACCGGCGTTCCTGCGAATGCAGCAATCCGCATCGGCCGCGAATTCGCGCAAAATGCGATCGATACCGAGGGCCGCTCCATGATCGTCATGGGCGCCGGAACGAACCACTTCTACCACTCCGACACGATCTACCGCACCTTCCTCGCCCTCACCACCATGACCGGCTGCCAGGGCGTCAATGGTGGCGGCTGGGCCCACTACGTCGGACAGGAAAAGGTGCGCCCTATCACCGGCTGGCAGCAGTTCGCTTTCGCCCTTGACTGGGTACGCCCACCACGCCACATGATCTCCACCGGTTTTTGGTACCTCACCACCGAACAGTGGCGTTACGACGGCACTGAAGCCAACCGCATCAGCTCCCCCCTCTCCCAAGGCTCCTTCGACGGTAAAACCACCGCCGACACCCTGGTGGAAGCCTCCCGGCGCGGTTGGATGCCGTCCTACCCGGCCTTCAACCGCAACCCGCTGCTGATCGCCGAGGAAGCTAAAGCAGAGGGCAAGGACATCAAAGAATACGTTGTCGAGCAGATCGAAAGTGGCGAACTGAAATTCGCTGTAGAAGACCCTTCCGCACCGGAGAACTTCCCACGCGTCATCGCCAACTGGCGCACCAACCTCCTGGGATCTTCCGCCAAAGGCGCCGAGTATTTCTACCGTCACATGCTCGGCTGTGACAACTCGGTGCAGGGCGAAGAAGTTCCAGCGGAACGCCGTCCGAAGGAGATGGTCTGGCGCGAAGAAGCCGCTGTGGGCAAGGTGGACCTGATGTTTACTGCGGACTTCCGCAACACTTCCACCACGTTGCACTCGGATATTATCTTCCCAGCGGCAACGTGGTACGAGAAGAACGACATTTCCTCCACCGATATGCACCCTTACGTGCATGCCTTCAACGCCGCCATCAACCCACCATGGGAAGCACGCAGCGACTTCCAAATGTTCCAGAGCTTGGCCGAGCGCTTCAGCCAACTGGCCAAGACTCACCTGGGCACCCAAACGGATGTCATCACTGCACCACTGAACCATGACACCCCAGAGGCCATGTCCACCCCACAAGGCAGCGTTACTCCGTGGGAAGAAACCCCGAAGATTCCGGGCGTGACCATGCCAAAGATCATTCCATTCGAGCGTGACTACGCCACGGTGATCGACAAGTTTAATTCCATCGGCCCGCTCCCAGAAAAGGTCGGCCTTATGACCAAGGGGGTGAAGTTCGATCCGACGCGAGAGATCGCCGAGCTCAAAGAGATTAACGGTGTTGATAAGGCCGGACGTGTGCTCATCAACACCGACGTCAAAGCAGTGGAAATGGTGCTGCGCCTGTCAGGTACCACGAATGGCCGCCTTGCCACGGAGGGGTTCAAGGACGTCGAAAAGCGCACCGGCACCAAACTGGCGGACCTGTCTGAGGAAGAAGCTGGAAAGCGGGTCACCTTCGTCGATGTCTCCTCCCGCCCGACTCCAGTGATCACCTCGCCGGAATGGTCGGGCAGCGAGCATGGCGGACGCCGCTACAACGCCTTCGTCATCAATATCGAGCGCTCCAAGCCATTCCACACCCTGACTGGTAGACAGCACTACTACCTGGATCACGACTGGATGCGCGACATCGGAGAGGCATTGCCGGTTTTCCGACCACCGCTTGACCTCCATCACCTGTACGGCGAGTCAGCGATTGGTGCCACCAGCACTAACCACAACGGTATCGCAGAAGTCGCGGTGCGCTACCTCACACCACACAACAAGTGGGCGATCCACTCGCAGTACTTCGACAACCTGCACATGCTGGCGCTGTCCCGTGGCGGCCAAACCGTTTGGATGTCCCCAGCTGACGCAGCGAAGATCGGGGTGAAGGACAACGACTGGGTGGAAGGCTACAACCGAAACGGCGTCATCGCCGCCCGCGCCGTGGTCTCGCACCGCATGCCGGAAGGCACTGTCTACATGCACCATGCGCAGGAACGGACCGTTGGCGTTCCAGTGGCGGAAACCACGGGCAAACGCGGCGGAATCCACAACGCCCTCACCCGCATCCTGATCAAGCCATCTCATTTGATTGGTGGCTACGCCCAGCACGCATACGCGTTTAACTACACCGGCCCTACCGGCAACCAGCGCGACGAAGTAACGATTCTGCGTCGCCGCTCCCAGGAGGTTGAATACTGA
- a CDS encoding nitrate/nitrite transporter, whose product MSTLDTSGRVIKGWDTSVEEGWDKSISWRTLAISTFSLTLGFCVWFLVSAIAPKLNEIGFQLSASQLYWLAAIPGLSGGCIRLIYMFMPPLIGTRKMVGFTSLLFLIPMAGWGFAVTNPDTPYWWLLVLAAMTGIGGGCFSGYMPSTGYFFPKRMSGTALGLQAGIGNFGVSLIQLMAPWLMGFTLLGIGFVAPQRTQGDTDIWVHNVAFFFIPWAILASILAFVFLKDVPVTANFKQQLDIFGNKNTWILTIIYIMTFGAFSGFSAQYALLVNKTFGAASEFAHTYNPADLPKGATFAFLAPLIGSSVRAAWGPLCDKFGGAIWTFICGVGMTISTIVAGYFLKPSSPDDFWWYLGAMLVMFFFGGLGNAGTFKQMPMILPPRQAGGVIGWTAAIASFGPFFVGIALSSMDAQLFYYCCAGFFAFATALTWIYYARPNAPFPG is encoded by the coding sequence ATGTCGACCCTTGATACCTCTGGACGTGTGATTAAAGGCTGGGATACTTCCGTCGAGGAAGGTTGGGATAAATCAATTTCCTGGCGCACTCTCGCCATTTCAACTTTCTCCCTCACCCTCGGTTTTTGCGTGTGGTTTTTGGTTTCTGCCATCGCACCGAAACTGAATGAAATTGGATTCCAGCTTTCCGCTTCGCAGCTTTATTGGCTCGCTGCAATTCCAGGCCTCTCAGGCGGCTGCATCCGCCTGATCTACATGTTCATGCCACCGCTCATCGGCACCAGAAAGATGGTCGGCTTCACCTCCCTCCTCTTCCTCATCCCGATGGCGGGCTGGGGCTTCGCCGTAACCAACCCTGACACCCCGTACTGGTGGCTGCTCGTTCTAGCAGCGATGACAGGTATCGGCGGCGGTTGTTTCTCCGGCTACATGCCATCGACGGGTTACTTCTTCCCTAAACGCATGTCGGGCACCGCTCTCGGCTTGCAGGCTGGCATCGGTAACTTTGGCGTTTCGCTGATTCAGCTCATGGCACCATGGCTAATGGGATTCACTCTGCTGGGCATCGGGTTCGTGGCGCCTCAGCGCACCCAGGGCGACACCGACATTTGGGTCCACAACGTGGCCTTCTTCTTCATCCCTTGGGCAATCCTGGCCTCGATCCTGGCCTTCGTCTTCCTCAAGGACGTGCCAGTGACCGCAAACTTCAAGCAGCAGCTGGACATCTTCGGCAACAAGAACACCTGGATCCTGACGATCATCTACATCATGACCTTCGGTGCTTTCTCCGGCTTCTCCGCCCAGTACGCACTGCTGGTGAACAAGACTTTTGGCGCGGCTTCCGAGTTCGCCCACACCTACAACCCTGCTGACCTGCCAAAGGGAGCAACCTTCGCCTTCCTCGCACCGCTGATCGGTTCCTCCGTTCGCGCCGCTTGGGGCCCACTCTGCGATAAGTTTGGCGGCGCCATCTGGACCTTCATCTGTGGTGTGGGAATGACGATTTCCACCATTGTGGCTGGTTACTTCCTCAAGCCATCCAGCCCAGATGATTTCTGGTGGTACCTCGGCGCCATGCTGGTGATGTTCTTCTTCGGCGGCCTCGGCAACGCCGGCACCTTCAAGCAGATGCCAATGATCCTCCCTCCTCGTCAGGCTGGCGGCGTCATCGGCTGGACCGCAGCTATTGCATCCTTCGGCCCATTCTTCGTCGGTATCGCTTTGTCCAGCATGGATGCCCAACTCTTCTACTACTGCTGCGCAGGCTTCTTCGCCTTCGCAACTGCCCTGACCTGGATTTACTACGCCCGCCCGAACGCACCATTCCCAGGCTAA
- a CDS encoding MogA/MoaB family molybdenum cofactor biosynthesis protein, whose protein sequence is MENGINGVVITISDRCAQGIREDKSGPLAVERLAEFNVSCPPPIVVTDDIPNIQAAIRAALDDGARFIFTTGGTGVTPRDHTPEATKPFLETELPGIAEQIRAYGLQKTPLAGLSRALVGISGRGSEGALIVNAPGSTGGVKDSIAVVGPLIEHVLSQLVGSDHGA, encoded by the coding sequence GTGGAAAATGGAATTAATGGTGTCGTGATCACAATTTCAGATCGATGCGCACAAGGAATTCGTGAAGATAAGTCCGGCCCGCTCGCCGTTGAACGCCTGGCAGAATTTAACGTATCCTGCCCACCCCCAATCGTGGTGACCGATGACATCCCCAACATCCAGGCAGCGATCCGTGCGGCGCTCGATGATGGCGCACGTTTCATTTTCACCACGGGTGGCACGGGCGTAACTCCTCGTGACCACACACCGGAAGCAACCAAACCTTTTCTTGAGACTGAGCTGCCTGGGATCGCGGAGCAAATCCGCGCCTATGGCCTGCAGAAGACCCCGCTAGCGGGCCTGTCGCGCGCGCTGGTCGGCATCAGCGGGCGCGGTAGCGAGGGCGCTTTGATCGTTAACGCCCCTGGCTCAACAGGGGGAGTGAAAGACTCCATCGCCGTGGTCGGCCCCCTCATCGAGCACGTGTTATCGCAGCTCGTCGGATCCGACCACGGGGCCTGA
- the mobA gene encoding molybdenum cofactor guanylyltransferase, which yields MSLDLIILGGGEARRMGGVDKLAASLHGRRLIDWLLADAAALPARPIVVARPSLELADAIDRTLEDPPFGGPVAGIAAALPLTSAPVVAVVGGDAPLAARVLPQLVAALDASCDGVLARTPDGRDQLLLGAFHRESLLGAVTALDTPRDKSVRALYRSLNLKSVAVPEWTMDADSPADLEKLAGLSGPVVGSDELR from the coding sequence ATGAGCCTCGACCTGATCATCTTGGGCGGAGGCGAGGCTCGGCGCATGGGGGGCGTCGATAAGCTCGCTGCCTCACTGCATGGTCGGCGCCTGATCGACTGGTTGCTTGCCGACGCCGCCGCTCTCCCTGCTCGCCCCATCGTGGTAGCGCGCCCGAGCCTCGAACTTGCCGACGCCATCGACCGCACCCTCGAAGACCCGCCGTTCGGCGGCCCCGTCGCAGGCATCGCGGCGGCCCTGCCACTCACGTCCGCGCCCGTGGTGGCCGTCGTGGGCGGAGACGCTCCGCTCGCAGCACGGGTATTACCGCAGTTGGTGGCGGCGCTGGATGCCTCGTGCGATGGCGTGCTCGCTCGCACCCCGGACGGTCGAGATCAGCTGCTCCTCGGGGCATTTCACCGGGAGAGTCTCTTGGGCGCGGTCACGGCGCTGGATACGCCACGAGACAAGTCCGTTCGGGCTCTGTACCGGAGCCTGAACCTAAAATCCGTCGCAGTCCCGGAGTGGACGATGGACGCCGATTCCCCTGCTGATCTGGAGAAGCTGGCGGGGTTGTCAGGCCCCGTGGTCGGATCCGACGAGCTGCGATAA
- the moaC gene encoding cyclic pyranopterin monophosphate synthase MoaC: MKFTHLNSDGRAYMVDVTEKTPTIRTATAKGEVTCSPEVLEALKSGTVPKGDVAAVARIAGIAAAKKTPELLPLAHIIGVHGCAVEVEFGDSAVEIEATVRTADRTGVEMEALTAVTVAALAVVDMVKGVDRSAKIENCRITAKSGGRSGDWVRDGE; encoded by the coding sequence ATGAAGTTCACCCACCTAAACAGCGACGGCCGCGCCTACATGGTCGATGTCACCGAAAAGACTCCCACCATCCGCACTGCCACCGCGAAGGGCGAAGTCACCTGCTCGCCGGAGGTTTTGGAGGCTCTGAAGAGCGGCACCGTGCCTAAGGGTGATGTCGCAGCCGTGGCGCGCATCGCAGGTATCGCCGCCGCGAAGAAGACCCCTGAGCTGCTGCCACTGGCGCACATCATTGGCGTTCATGGTTGCGCAGTGGAGGTCGAGTTCGGTGACAGCGCCGTAGAAATCGAAGCTACGGTGCGCACCGCGGACCGCACTGGCGTGGAGATGGAGGCGCTGACCGCTGTGACCGTCGCCGCCCTCGCAGTGGTGGACATGGTCAAGGGTGTCGATCGCAGCGCGAAGATCGAGAATTGCCGGATCACTGCCAAGTCCGGCGGACGCTCCGGGGATTGGGTGCGCGACGGCGAATGA
- a CDS encoding molybdopterin molybdotransferase MoeA, translating to MISVEEYTKSLTADVVALEMEVVPLVKACGRVLAAPLVAKLAVPPFANSAMDGFALHLSEEELSGCEGRSFPVVADIPAGSAPAPLPEGKAARIMTGAPIPEGATCVIPVEDTDSDPGPRPCPEQVTVQRAPRWLAHIRPAGEDITAGEVGIEAGTVLTPAAVATAVSIGYAEVQAYRRPRVAIVSTGSELTAPGQPLGPGQIPDSNSLLLAGLLPTWGAEVSGIFRATDTPDSFQSVLLEAAAVSDVVVTTGGVSAGAYDPVKELAASGQAELQFAKVNQQPGKPQGFGRIGSTKLVALPGNPVSVFVSATIHLRAVLAKLQGIDNAQLPMVQVPVSHAITFGGGRRRYVPVRIGDSAEFVHARGLGSHLVASLHRANALLVLPETGIDLQPGELCPALVLPTPLS from the coding sequence TTGATTTCTGTCGAAGAGTATACGAAAAGCCTGACGGCTGATGTTGTCGCGCTCGAGATGGAGGTCGTTCCGCTCGTGAAGGCTTGCGGACGGGTGCTCGCTGCTCCGCTCGTCGCTAAGCTCGCGGTGCCCCCTTTCGCGAATTCGGCGATGGACGGTTTCGCCCTCCACCTTTCCGAGGAAGAACTCAGCGGCTGTGAGGGCCGCAGCTTCCCCGTGGTAGCCGACATTCCCGCTGGCAGTGCCCCTGCCCCGCTCCCCGAGGGCAAGGCCGCACGGATCATGACTGGTGCGCCGATTCCTGAAGGGGCAACGTGCGTGATTCCGGTGGAGGACACCGACTCCGATCCAGGACCTCGCCCATGCCCGGAGCAGGTGACTGTACAGCGCGCCCCACGCTGGCTGGCACACATCCGACCAGCTGGCGAGGACATCACCGCCGGCGAAGTCGGAATCGAGGCAGGCACTGTGCTGACTCCAGCGGCGGTGGCGACGGCGGTCTCCATCGGTTACGCCGAGGTGCAGGCTTATCGACGCCCCCGGGTCGCCATCGTCTCCACCGGCTCCGAACTCACTGCCCCGGGACAGCCACTGGGCCCTGGCCAGATTCCAGATTCCAATTCCTTACTTCTGGCTGGGTTGCTCCCCACTTGGGGCGCTGAGGTGTCTGGAATCTTCCGCGCCACGGATACACCGGATTCCTTCCAGTCGGTGCTATTGGAAGCCGCGGCGGTGTCCGATGTCGTGGTCACCACGGGTGGCGTGTCTGCCGGCGCCTACGATCCGGTGAAGGAACTGGCAGCCTCCGGACAGGCTGAGTTGCAGTTTGCGAAGGTGAACCAGCAGCCGGGCAAACCACAGGGCTTCGGCCGGATCGGTTCGACAAAGCTTGTGGCGCTTCCAGGAAACCCCGTGAGCGTGTTCGTTTCCGCGACAATCCATCTGCGCGCCGTACTGGCAAAGCTCCAAGGCATTGACAACGCTCAGCTGCCGATGGTGCAAGTTCCGGTCTCTCATGCCATCACATTTGGCGGCGGTCGGCGCCGGTACGTGCCGGTTCGGATCGGCGACTCCGCGGAGTTTGTACACGCACGAGGTCTCGGTTCGCACCTAGTGGCAAGCTTGCACCGAGCTAATGCGCTGCTCGTCCTGCCCGAAACCGGGATCGACCTACAACCCGGAGAGCTGTGCCCGGCGCTAGTTCTTCCCACCCCACTGAGTTAG
- a CDS encoding molybdenum cofactor biosynthesis protein MoaE — protein sequence MNAIVQFSVGEDPVDLGQMVEAVGHPRAGATATFIGVVRNHDGGRDVDYLDYSAHPIAEQILEKLAVEISERAQIHGVFVSHRIGSLHIGDIALAAAVSAEHRAEAFDAVRDLVEEVKKQLPVWKLQQFSDGEQEWSNLP from the coding sequence ATGAATGCGATTGTACAGTTCAGCGTAGGGGAGGACCCTGTTGACCTGGGCCAAATGGTTGAAGCGGTAGGACACCCGCGCGCCGGCGCAACCGCCACTTTTATCGGCGTCGTGCGCAATCATGACGGCGGACGCGACGTTGACTATCTCGACTATTCCGCACACCCCATCGCAGAACAAATCCTTGAAAAACTGGCAGTGGAAATCTCCGAACGAGCGCAAATCCATGGCGTCTTTGTCTCCCACCGGATTGGGAGCTTGCACATCGGCGATATCGCCCTCGCTGCTGCCGTCTCCGCAGAACACCGCGCCGAAGCATTTGACGCAGTGCGCGACCTAGTCGAGGAAGTAAAAAAGCAGCTCCCAGTGTGGAAGCTGCAGCAGTTCAGCGATGGTGAGCAGGAGTGGTCGAACCTGCCGTAG
- a CDS encoding MoaD/ThiS family protein, producing the protein MDIKVKFFAAAAAAAGTQETLVQAPEGASVADVIALATAGNEQLGKLAAFCAVLGPDGFIRDRSVPATMPQLELLPPFAGG; encoded by the coding sequence ATGGATATTAAGGTCAAGTTTTTCGCTGCTGCTGCGGCGGCCGCTGGCACGCAGGAAACCCTGGTGCAGGCACCCGAAGGCGCATCAGTAGCCGACGTCATCGCGCTGGCCACTGCGGGAAATGAGCAGCTGGGTAAGCTGGCAGCGTTCTGCGCCGTTCTCGGGCCAGATGGTTTCATTCGCGACCGCTCCGTCCCAGCCACGATGCCCCAGCTCGAGCTGCTGCCTCCGTTTGCCGGCGGATAA
- the moaA gene encoding GTP 3',8-cyclase MoaA, with amino-acid sequence MQQQQIRLTDSYGRVARDLRVSVTDRCNLRCTYCMPEEGMQWIADSRILTLSELERLVRIGVEKLGIRSVRFTGGEPLLRPGLADLIGQTAKMTCDNGEHPDIALTTNGLGLEKHIGKLRDAGLKRINISVDSLDPERFAKLTRRDRLADVLKGIEAAKAAGLRPIKINTVVMPNTNEADILPLLDFCLNQGFQLRFIEEMPLGPPQVWNRDIMVKAEDIKATIEEKYQLSLATGQRASSPAKVWDVVQDGAIIGQVGIIASVTKPFCGDCDRTRLTADGQIRNCLFARREFNLRDLMRGGASDEELALAWAGEMGRKLPGHGIDSPSFLQPQRGMSAIGG; translated from the coding sequence ATGCAACAACAGCAGATCCGACTCACTGACTCTTACGGACGCGTCGCACGTGACCTTAGAGTATCGGTCACGGATCGATGCAATCTGCGGTGTACTTACTGCATGCCGGAAGAAGGCATGCAGTGGATAGCGGACTCCCGCATCCTCACTTTGTCGGAGCTCGAGCGATTGGTGCGCATCGGCGTCGAAAAGCTTGGCATTCGCTCGGTGCGGTTTACAGGCGGTGAGCCATTGCTTCGGCCCGGATTGGCCGACCTCATTGGGCAGACGGCGAAGATGACGTGTGACAACGGGGAGCACCCGGATATCGCGTTGACCACCAATGGGTTGGGCCTGGAAAAGCATATCGGAAAGCTACGGGATGCTGGCCTGAAGCGCATCAATATCTCCGTGGATTCGCTAGATCCGGAGCGCTTTGCCAAGCTCACCCGCAGGGATCGGCTCGCTGATGTCTTGAAGGGCATCGAAGCTGCAAAAGCGGCTGGATTGCGGCCGATCAAAATCAACACCGTTGTGATGCCTAATACCAATGAAGCCGACATCTTGCCCTTGCTGGATTTCTGCCTCAATCAGGGCTTTCAGCTGCGCTTCATTGAGGAAATGCCACTCGGCCCACCACAGGTGTGGAACCGGGACATCATGGTTAAGGCCGAGGACATCAAAGCCACGATCGAGGAAAAATACCAGCTCAGCCTGGCAACTGGCCAGCGCGCCTCTTCCCCGGCAAAGGTGTGGGATGTCGTCCAAGACGGCGCGATTATCGGTCAAGTTGGCATTATTGCTTCGGTAACGAAGCCGTTTTGCGGGGATTGTGATCGCACCCGACTCACCGCTGACGGCCAGATCCGTAATTGCCTCTTCGCCCGGCGGGAATTCAACCTGCGCGACCTCATGCGCGGCGGTGCCAGTGACGAAGAGTTGGCGCTAGCCTGGGCTGGGGAAATGGGACGGAAGCTGCCGGGTCATGGCATCGACTCCCCTTCGTTCCTGCAACCCCAGCGAGGCATGTCCGCCATCGGCGGCTAA
- a CDS encoding pyridoxamine 5'-phosphate oxidase family protein — MTDNSPIHVLDRAAALEKMATVQLGRLVVHRTEEFDIFPVNFVVDGEDIYFRSAEGSKLFTVALNNEVLFEADEVTDGHAWSVVVRGEANLLTSNSDIQYADSLGLKPWIPTLKYNFVKITAREVSGREFDLGEEPERY, encoded by the coding sequence ATGACTGACAATTCTCCCATCCACGTTCTTGACCGCGCTGCTGCTTTGGAAAAGATGGCTACCGTCCAGCTGGGCCGTCTGGTTGTACACCGCACCGAAGAGTTCGATATTTTCCCAGTGAACTTCGTCGTCGATGGGGAAGATATCTACTTCCGCTCGGCTGAGGGATCCAAGTTGTTCACGGTTGCCTTGAACAATGAGGTGCTTTTTGAGGCTGATGAGGTAACCGATGGTCATGCTTGGTCGGTAGTCGTGCGTGGTGAGGCTAACCTCTTGACCTCCAACAGCGACATTCAGTACGCGGATTCCCTGGGACTTAAGCCATGGATCCCAACCTTAAAGTACAACTTCGTCAAGATCACTGCCCGCGAGGTGTCTGGTCGTGAGTTCGATCTCGGCGAAGAGCCAGAGCGCTATTAA